One Streptococcus gallolyticus subsp. gallolyticus DSM 16831 DNA window includes the following coding sequences:
- the gyrA gene encoding DNA gyrase subunit A, with product MQDKNLIDVNLTSEMKTSFIDYAMSVIVARALPDVRDGLKPVHRRILYGMNELGVTPDKPHKKSARITGDVMGKYHPHGDSSIYEAMVRMAQWWSYRHMLVDGHGNFGSMDGDGAAAQRYTEARMSKIALEMLRDINKNTVDFQDNYDGSEREPLVLPSRFPNLLVNGATGIAVGMATNIPPHNLGESIDAVKLVMDNPDVTTRELMEVLPGPDFPTGALVMGKSGIRKAYETGKGSIVLRSRTEIETTKSGRERIVVTEFPYGVNKTKVHEHIVRLAQEKRIEGITAVRDESSREGIRFIIEVRRDASANVILNNLFKLTSLQTNFSFNMLAIENGVPKILSLKQIIVDYIEHQKEVIVRRTEFDKAKAEKRAHILEGLLVALDHLDEVISIIRNSETDVIAQGELMSRFDLSERQSQAILDMRLRRLTGLEREKIQAEYDDLLALIADLADILAKPERVVAIIKEEMDDIKRKYADPRRTELMVGEVLSLEDEDLIEEEDVLITLSNKGYIKRLAQDEFRAQKRGGRGVQGTGVNDDDFVRELVSTSTHDHVYFMTNKGRVYRLKGYEIPEYGRTAKGLPIVNLLKLDEGEIVQTIISQSGHDDNESYLFFVTRQGVVKRTKESEFSNIRQNGLKALNLKDGDELINVIRTNGNDDIIIGTKTGYSVRFNESAVRSMSRSATGVRGVNLREGDEVVGASRISDDQEVLVITEKGYGKRTLASEYPTKGRGGKGIKTANITEKNGQLAGLATVNGDEDIMVITDTGVIIRTNVASISQTGRATLGVKIMRLDQDAKIMTFALVEPEEEEEKTGEDLE from the coding sequence ATGCAGGATAAGAATTTAATTGACGTAAATTTGACTTCAGAAATGAAGACAAGCTTTATTGATTACGCCATGTCTGTTATTGTTGCTCGTGCGCTTCCTGATGTACGCGATGGATTAAAACCAGTTCATCGTCGTATTTTATATGGAATGAATGAGCTCGGTGTGACACCAGACAAACCTCATAAGAAATCTGCGCGTATCACTGGGGATGTTATGGGTAAATATCACCCACATGGTGATTCGTCTATTTATGAAGCCATGGTTCGTATGGCACAATGGTGGAGCTATCGTCATATGCTCGTTGATGGACATGGGAACTTCGGTTCTATGGATGGTGACGGTGCTGCCGCTCAGCGTTATACAGAAGCACGCATGAGCAAAATTGCTCTTGAAATGCTTCGTGATATTAACAAAAATACTGTTGACTTCCAAGATAACTACGATGGTAGTGAGCGTGAGCCGCTTGTTTTGCCGTCACGTTTTCCAAACTTGCTTGTTAACGGTGCTACAGGGATTGCCGTTGGTATGGCGACAAATATCCCACCGCACAACTTAGGAGAGTCTATTGACGCTGTCAAGCTGGTTATGGACAATCCTGACGTAACAACACGTGAATTAATGGAAGTCTTGCCTGGTCCTGACTTTCCAACAGGTGCACTTGTTATGGGTAAATCTGGTATTCGTAAAGCTTACGAAACAGGTAAAGGCTCAATCGTTTTACGTTCTCGTACTGAAATTGAAACAACTAAGAGTGGACGCGAACGTATCGTTGTCACAGAATTCCCATACGGTGTTAACAAGACAAAAGTGCACGAACACATTGTCCGCTTAGCGCAAGAAAAACGTATTGAAGGAATTACAGCTGTTCGTGATGAATCAAGCCGTGAAGGTATTCGTTTCATCATTGAAGTACGCCGTGATGCTTCAGCAAATGTTATCTTAAATAACTTGTTCAAATTAACTAGTTTGCAGACAAACTTTAGCTTTAATATGCTTGCTATTGAAAATGGTGTGCCAAAGATTCTTTCTTTGAAACAAATCATCGTTGATTATATTGAACACCAAAAAGAAGTTATTGTTCGTCGTACAGAATTTGATAAAGCTAAGGCTGAAAAACGCGCTCACATCTTAGAAGGTTTGCTAGTTGCACTTGACCACCTTGATGAGGTTATCAGCATTATCCGAAACAGTGAAACAGATGTGATTGCCCAAGGCGAATTGATGAGCCGTTTTGATTTGTCTGAACGTCAAAGTCAAGCTATCCTTGATATGCGTCTTCGTCGTTTGACAGGTTTGGAACGTGAAAAAATCCAAGCCGAATACGATGATTTACTTGCTTTGATTGCTGATTTAGCTGATATTTTGGCAAAACCAGAACGTGTTGTCGCAATCATCAAAGAAGAAATGGATGACATCAAGCGTAAATATGCTGACCCACGTCGTACAGAATTGATGGTTGGGGAAGTTCTTTCTCTTGAAGATGAAGACTTGATTGAAGAGGAAGATGTTCTTATCACTCTTTCAAATAAAGGGTATATTAAACGTTTAGCGCAAGATGAATTCCGTGCCCAAAAACGTGGTGGACGTGGTGTCCAAGGTACTGGTGTTAATGATGATGACTTTGTTCGTGAATTGGTATCAACAAGCACTCATGACCATGTTTACTTTATGACAAACAAAGGTCGTGTTTATCGCTTGAAAGGTTACGAAATTCCAGAATATGGACGTACAGCCAAAGGATTACCAATTGTTAACCTTTTGAAATTAGATGAAGGCGAAATTGTTCAGACAATCATTAGTCAATCTGGACACGATGACAACGAAAGTTATCTTTTCTTCGTTACGCGTCAAGGAGTTGTTAAACGTACCAAAGAATCTGAATTTAGCAATATTCGTCAAAACGGACTAAAAGCCCTTAATCTTAAAGATGGTGATGAATTAATCAACGTTATCAGAACAAATGGTAACGACGATATTATTATCGGTACTAAAACTGGTTACAGCGTTCGTTTCAATGAGTCTGCCGTTCGTAGCATGAGCCGTTCTGCAACGGGGGTCCGTGGTGTCAATCTTCGTGAAGGTGATGAAGTGGTCGGAGCTTCACGCATTTCAGATGACCAAGAAGTGCTTGTTATCACTGAAAAAGGTTACGGAAAACGTACATTGGCTTCAGAATACCCAACTAAAGGTCGTGGCGGTAAAGGTATTAAGACTGCAAATATTACGGAAAAGAATGGTCAGTTAGCGGGGTTAGCAACCGTTAATGGGGACGAAGATATTATGGTTATTACTGACACAGGGGTTATTATTCGTACAAATGTTGCTAGCATCTCACAAACAGGTCGTGCCACACTAGGTGTTAAAATCATGAGACTTGACCAAGATGCTAAAATTATGACGTTTGCACTCGTTGAACCAGAAGAAGAGGAAGAAAAAACTGGAGAAGACCTAGAGTAG
- a CDS encoding DUF1002 domain-containing protein: MKFKKTLMACALAVLSIVTVNSVQASSNSVQDVIDETYVQPDYVLGYSLSDDQRTQTLALLGYDSSTDTSVKTITTSAYANIMNVADDSSLQLYSSVKIQKLGSSETLTVNIVTPENITKVTEDMYRNAAVTLGIEHAAITVASPIAVTGESALAGIYYSLEENGADVSDESKELAQEELEALSTINSENQGTDGYDADKLNVALTDIKSAVADAGDGVSKEDVRKIVEETLDNYELKDVLSSDQITLIVNFAFNLSKSSIIDSSSFKSTLASLKDSIVSNASSTFKGINLNFDATDALESSKGFLANIWQAIVNFFKNLFN; this comes from the coding sequence ATGAAATTTAAAAAGACATTGATGGCTTGTGCTTTAGCAGTTTTATCTATTGTCACTGTTAATAGCGTCCAAGCGTCAAGTAACTCTGTTCAGGATGTCATTGATGAAACTTATGTTCAACCTGACTATGTTTTAGGATACTCTTTGTCAGACGACCAGCGCACACAAACGTTGGCTTTGTTAGGTTATGACAGTTCAACGGATACAAGCGTTAAGACTATTACAACAAGTGCCTATGCTAATATTATGAACGTCGCAGACGATTCTAGCTTGCAATTGTATTCATCTGTTAAAATTCAAAAATTAGGTTCTTCAGAGACTTTGACAGTTAATATTGTCACACCAGAGAATATTACAAAAGTTACCGAAGATATGTATCGAAATGCAGCTGTTACACTAGGTATTGAGCATGCAGCTATTACAGTAGCTTCACCAATCGCTGTTACAGGTGAGTCAGCGTTAGCTGGGATTTATTATTCTTTAGAAGAAAATGGTGCTGATGTTTCTGATGAAAGTAAAGAATTAGCTCAAGAAGAGTTAGAAGCTCTATCGACTATCAACTCTGAGAATCAAGGAACAGACGGTTATGATGCTGACAAGTTAAACGTTGCCTTAACCGACATTAAATCAGCCGTTGCAGATGCTGGTGATGGCGTTTCAAAAGAAGATGTTCGTAAAATCGTTGAAGAAACCCTTGATAATTATGAGCTAAAAGATGTTTTGTCAAGTGACCAAATTACCTTGATTGTTAACTTTGCTTTTAACCTTTCAAAATCAAGTATCATTGATAGCAGTAGTTTTAAATCAACACTTGCCTCTTTGAAAGATAGCATTGTTTCAAATGCAAGCTCAACATTTAAAGGAATTAATCTTAATTTTGATGCCACAGACGCTTTGGAATCAAGTAAAGGCTTCCTAGCGAACATTTGGCAAGCAATTGTTAATTTCTTTAAAAATCTATTTAACTAA
- a CDS encoding VOC family protein: MKLNAVHHVALIVSDYEKSRDFYVNKLGFEIIRENHRPERHDYKLDLKCGTIELEIFGNKLSDPDYVAPPKRVGQPEYHMEACGLRHLAFYVNDVDAYKAELESMGIYVQPVRYDDYTGEKMTFFFDPDGLPLELHE; encoded by the coding sequence ATGAAATTAAATGCAGTTCACCATGTCGCACTCATTGTTTCTGACTATGAAAAATCACGTGATTTTTACGTCAATAAATTAGGTTTTGAAATTATTCGTGAAAATCATAGACCAGAGCGCCACGATTACAAACTTGATTTAAAATGTGGAACGATTGAATTAGAGATTTTCGGAAATAAGCTCAGCGATCCAGATTATGTTGCACCGCCAAAACGTGTTGGGCAACCTGAGTATCATATGGAGGCTTGTGGGCTACGTCATTTGGCTTTTTACGTCAATGATGTTGATGCTTACAAAGCTGAATTGGAAAGCATGGGAATTTATGTTCAGCCTGTGCGCTATGATGATTATACAGGTGAAAAAATGACTTTCTTTTTCGACCCAGATGGTCTGCCACTAGAATTACATGAGTAG
- a CDS encoding class A sortase — MVKKEKKTHRFWNTLRLFLCLLLLIVGIALIFHKSICNFLIGQESNHYQITKVSKKKIKENESADVTYDFSSVEPVSIQSVLKAQANSANLPVIGGIAVPDVGINLPIFKGLGNTELSYGAGTMKENQVMGGENNYALASHHVFGLVGSSKMLFSPLENAKVGMKIYLTDKSTIYTYVITEIESVTPDRSDVINDTPGQSQVTLVTCMDQDATERIVVKGNLESSVAYNEASDDILEAFEYSYNQMTF; from the coding sequence ATGGTAAAAAAAGAGAAAAAGACACATCGGTTTTGGAATACTCTTAGATTGTTTTTATGTTTGCTTTTATTGATTGTTGGCATAGCTTTGATTTTTCACAAATCTATTTGTAATTTTTTGATTGGTCAAGAGTCGAATCATTATCAAATTACTAAAGTTTCTAAAAAGAAAATCAAGGAAAATGAGAGTGCTGATGTTACTTATGATTTTTCATCAGTAGAACCTGTTTCCATTCAATCTGTTTTAAAAGCTCAGGCAAATAGTGCTAATCTGCCCGTTATTGGTGGCATAGCAGTGCCAGATGTTGGTATTAATTTGCCAATTTTTAAAGGACTAGGAAATACAGAATTATCCTATGGAGCTGGAACAATGAAAGAAAACCAAGTCATGGGTGGTGAAAATAACTATGCTCTAGCTAGTCATCACGTGTTTGGTTTGGTTGGTTCTTCCAAAATGCTTTTTTCTCCTCTAGAAAACGCAAAAGTGGGAATGAAAATTTATTTAACAGATAAATCAACTATTTACACTTATGTAATTACAGAGATTGAATCAGTTACCCCAGATCGCTCAGATGTTATCAATGATACTCCTGGACAATCTCAAGTGACACTTGTTACCTGCATGGACCAAGACGCAACTGAACGTATTGTCGTTAAAGGAAATCTTGAATCTTCCGTAGCTTATAACGAGGCATCAGATGATATTCTTGAAGCATTTGAGTATTCCTATAATCAAATGACATTTTAA